The DNA segment ACGCGGACGCCGAAAGCCGCGTTCACCTGTGCCACCAACCTGCTCGCCAGCAGCGAGTGACCGCCGGCGGCGTAGAAGTCGGTGAACACGCCGACGGTTTCGACGCCGAGCAAGGAAGCACACATGTCGGCGATCCGGCGCTCGGTTTCGGTGCGCGGTGCGGTCGCCTCGGCGATCCGCGCCGGTGGCGCGGCCGGCAGCGCTTGCCGGTCGACCTTGCCGTGCGGGGTCAGCGGCATGCTGTCCAGCCGTACTATCGCCGCCGGCACGAGGTAAACCGGCAGCCGTTGCACCAGAAACTCCCGCAGTCCGGCGGTTTCCTTGGCCACGACGTACGCGACCAGCCGGCGATCGCCGTCGCCATCCACCACCACTGCTGCCTCCGCGACGGCGGGGTGCTCGGTCAGCATCGCGGCGACCTCGCCCGGCTCGACCCGGAAACCGCGGATCTTCACCTGTTCGTCGACCCGGCCCAGAAATTCCAGCTCACCGTCGGACCGCCAGCGCACCAGATCGCCGGTGCGGTAGAGGCGGCCGCCGTCCGCGTACGGATCCGGTACGAACCGGTCCGCCGTCAACCCCGGTTTGCCGACATAACCGCGCGCGACACCGGGGCCGCCCACATACAGTTCCCCGGGAATTCCGCCGCCGACCGGCTTTCCGGCCCGGTCCATCACGTACGCGGTCGTGTTGGCGATCGGCGACCCGATCGGCACTGTCGTCACCCCGGCCGCGACCTCGTCGATGCGTGCCGCGTTCGTGCAGGTGGTCGCCTCGGTCGGACCGAAGTAGTTCACTATCCGATCGGGTTTGTGCTGCCGTGCCAGCAAAGTTCGCAACCGCTCCGGGCTGGCCGCCTCGCCACCGAACAGCACCGCGTGCATGCCGTCGAAAGCGTCGGGCGCGGTCGCGACCACCTCGTTGAAAAGCGCGGTCGTCAACAGCGTCGTCGTGACCGCCAGCCGACGCAGCTCGGCGGCGAACTCGGCTGGGCTCTGCACCACTTCGGGGTCGATCACGCACAGGCAGCCGCCGTGCAGCAATGGACTCCAGAACTCGAAGGTGCTGCCGTCGAAGGACGGGTCGAGAGCCTGCGAGATTCGTTGGTGCGGACCGAAATCGATGTAGTCCTGACCGAAGATCAGGCGCAGAACGGACCGCTGTTCGACCATCACCCCCTTCGGCCGGCCGGTCGAACCCGAGGTGTAGATGACGTACGCGAGACCGCGCGGATGCGCCACTGGGGCGATCGGCCGCAGCATTTCCGCGTCAGGAAAGACGATCGGCAGGCCGTCGACCTTCTTCGCCAACGTCCGGTCGGTGACCACGGCCCGTGCACCCGAGTCCGCCAGCATCCAGCGGATCCGGTCCGGTGGATTGGCCGGATTGATCGGCACGTACGCGCCGCCGGCTTTCAGCGCGCCGAGCAGGCCGACGACGAACTCCGGACCGGGTCGCAGCAGGACCGCCACTGGCATGTCGCGGCCCACACCGTAGGCCTGCAACTGGCTGGCGACTGCCTCCGAGCGCGCATCCAGCTCGGCATACGTGAGCTGCACCTGCCGATGCCGGACAGCGACCGCCGACGGGTTTTTGGCCACCTGCCGAGCAAATATCTCCGCGATGGTCGCGTCCTGCGGATACGGTTTGGCCGTACGGTTGACCGCCCGCACCAACCGCTCTTCGTCGTCCGCGGCGAGCATCGGCACCAGATCGACCGGCCGGTCGGGCTCGCTCAATGCCGCGCCGAGCAAGGCAAAGTAGTGATCGACCATCCGTCGCGCGGTCGCGCGATCGAACAGATCGGTGGCATATTCCCAAATCAGGGTGATGCCGTCCGCGCCGGCGGGGATCGCTACGACGTTGATGTCGGTCTTCGCCGAGCCGTTGTGCCGATATGTCAGCTCACCGGCCAGGCCGCCAAACCGCAGGTCGGGGATCGGCGAGTCGTGAAAGCTGAACATGACGCCGAAAAGCGGGTTGCGGGACGGGTCGCGGGCGATCTTCAACCGGTCGACCAGCCGGTCCAGCGGCAGGTCCTGCCAGGCATCCGCCTCGACCGTGACATCCCGGGCCCGGCGGGCCAGCTCGGCGATTCCGGCGGCACCGGCGACATCCAGTCGCAGCGGCAGGGTGTTGACCACCATGCCGAGCAGTTGTTCGGTCTCGGCCAACCGGCGGTTGGCGATGCCGGTGCCGACGACGACGTCGTCCTGTCCGGTGTATCGCTTCAGCAGTGCGGAGAAACCGGCCAGCATGACGCTGAAAAGCGTCACCTCGTTGGTGTGCGCGAACGTCCGTAGTCGCTTCACCAGCTCCGGCGGCACCGGCAGTTGGATGGCGTCACCACGGAAACTCTGCCGCGCCGGCCGGGGCCGGTCGGTCGGCAGCTCCAATGTCGCCGGCGCGCCGGCCAGTTTTCCGGCCCAGAAGCCAAGATGCCGCTCCAACACCTCGCCACGCATCCAGTCGCGTTGCCACGCGGTGAAATCGCCGTACTGGATCGTCGGCTCCGGCAGCGGGCTGGCCCGTCCACCCGCGTACGCCGGATAGATCGCGGTCAGCTCGCCAAGCAGCCGGGCCAGCGACCAGCCGTCGTGGACGAAGTGATGCTCGACCTGCACGAGCGTGTGATCGGTCTCGCCGTGTCTGAGCAGCGTCCATCTCGCCAGCGGCGGCTTGCTCAGGTCGAAGGAGGTCCGTACGGCGGCGGCGACGAGACTTTCCGACTCTGTCGCGCCGACCTCGATCACCGGCAGGTCGACCGGCAGCGGCGGCACGACCTGAGCCACGCCGACCCCGTCGACCTCCCGAAACCTCGTACGGAAGATTTCGTGCCGGCGAACGATCTCGGTCAGCGTCCGGCGCAGCGCATCGACGTCCAGCGCGCCGGTCAGCCGGATGGTGACCTGCGCGTTGTACGCGAGGTTTCCGGGCACCAACTGTTCCAGGAACCAGACTCGTTGCTGTGGCAGCGAAAGCGGCATCGGACCGGTGCGGTCGGTAGGCCGGATCGGCGGGATCGTGGGCCGGCCCGCCGCGGCAATCTCGGCGACCAGCCGCCCCACTGTCCTTGCCTCGAACACCGCTTTCGCCGGCAACTCCACGCCGAAGGCCGCGCGTACCCGCGACACCAGCCGAGCCACCGCGAGCGAGTTTCCGCCCAGATCGAAGAAGTCGTCGTCGACGCCGACCTTTTCCGCTCCGAGCAACGCCTTCCACACCTGGCAGAGCGTCTTTTCCGTCTCGGTACGCGGTGGCACGTACGGCGTGCTGCTGCGCGCATTCGGCATCGGCAGTGCGGCACGATCCAACTTTCCGTTGGTGGTGACCGGAAGCCGCTCCAGCAGGGTCCAGGCGGTTGGCACCAGGTGCGCCGGCAGTGTCTGCCTCAGCGCCGCGCGGACATCGGCGAGCAGCTGGTCGCCGCTGTGCCAGCCGGAGTCGTTTTCCCCGCTCTGCGGCAGTTCGGTGGCCGGGAGCCGGGTGGCGTAGACGTTGTGGAGGTCGGTGCCGGCCAGCTGAGGATCGCGTTTGGCGACAGTCCGATAGCCCTGTCTGGTCAGCAAATTCGTCACCGCGGCCAGCCGGCCGCCGGTGTCGTGCACCTCGACCACGAGTTGGTCGATCCGTGCGAAGTCGTCTTCTTTGAGACCGGCGAGCACATCCAGCTCGGCCTTCTCCACGTCGATCTTCAGCAGGTCAATATGCTCCACACCGCTGTCGGCGATGACGTCGCTCAATGTGCGCACGGCGCACTCGTAGGTCTCGGTCCGCAACCGGTCGGACAGCAGGTCGTCGATCACGCCGTCGGCCAGGTTTTCGGCCAACTGCCCGGAAACCAGCGAACGTACGACGCCGGCCTCGGCCCGCGGATCGGCATACCGGCCGGACAGCACGGTGGCGTGCGGATAGTAGGAGAACGTCGCGGTCCCGTCCACTTCTCCCAACGCGTACGGGAAAACCTCGGCGGTCACGCCGTGGACGGCCAGGTTGCGCCGCAGCAACTCGACCAGCGGTGGCATCGGCTCGAACGCGAAAATCCGGGCTCGCGGGCAGTTCTGCGCCACGAACAACGAAAACAGGCCCGCGTTGGCACCGACGTCGAACACACACGCGTCCTGCGGCAACCGGATGCCGCCGTCGGCGTACACCCGGTCGGTGAAGATCTCCTCGACCATGAAGTCGGCTTCGGCGCGGTTGGCGACGAAAGCCGTCATCCCACCCGGCAGCTCGACCCTGGTCTGTTCATCGTCAAAGGCGAGGAGACGACGGACCGCGGCCGCTCGCTCGCTGGATGGCACGACGTACGCCGCCAGCCGGTCCTCGCGCAGGACGACGGCCGCCTCGGCCACACCTGGATGGGCGAGCAGTGCTGCCTCCACCTCGCCGAGCTCGATCCGGAAGCCGTGCAGTTTCACCTGCTGGTCGGTCCGGCCAAGGTAGGCCAGCGTGCCGTCCGGCCGCCAGCGGACCAGGTCGCCGGTCGCGTACATCCGCTCGCCGGCCCGCGTCGGGTGGGGCCGAAAGCGATCGGCGGTCAACCCGGGGCGGTCGTGGTAGCCGCGGGCGAGTTGGGCGCCGGCCAGGAAAAGCTCGCCGGACTCGGCCGGCCGCAGGTCGTCGTCGAGGACGAGGACCTCGGTGTTCCACACCGGGCGGCCGATCGGCACCTCGACCGCGCCGCGTTCGTACGGCCACCACGTGACATCGATCGCGGCCTCGGTCGGACCGTAGAGATTGTCCGGTGATACCTGCAAAATCCGGTCGCAGTCGGCGGCCAGAGGGGCCGGCAACGCCTCGCCGCTGCACAGTACGCGGCGCAGGCCGCCACATCGACCGGCAGCCGGGTCATCCAGAAATGCCCGCAGCATCGACGGCACGAAATGGACGGTGGTGATGTCCTCGGCGACGATGGTTTCGGCCAGGTAGCGGGGATCCCGCTGTCCGCCGGGCCGGGCCAGCACCAGCCGCGCGCCGGCCATCAGTGGCCAGAGGAACTCCCAGACCGACACGTCGAAGCTCGCCGTCGTCTTCTGCAGCACGCGATCGCCGCTGTCCAGCCGAAAAGTCTCCTGCATCCAGCGCAGATGGCCGGCGATGGCGGCGTGCTCGACGACGACGCCCTTGGGCAGACCGGTCGAGCCGGACGTATAGATGACGTACGCGGCATCGCCGGGCCGCACCCGCACGAGCGGTTTTTCCTTGGACTGGCCGGAAATCGCCGGGTCGTCCGGACGTACGACGACAACGCCGTCGGCGGGCCGGTCACTGATCAGGATCCCGGCGCCGCAGTCGGCGAGCAGATAGCGGATCCGTTCGGCCGGATACTCCGGATCCACCGGCACGTACGCGGCACCGGCCGCGAGCACGCCGAGAATGGCCACCACCAGATCGAGCGAACGCGGCAACCGGATCGCCACGTATGCCTGCGGGCCAGCCCCCACCGCTCGCAGCTGGTGCGCGAGTTGGTTGACACGCACCGCAAGCGCAGCGTATGTCAGCTCGCCGTCCTCGCCGCGAACGGCGATCTCCTCCGGCCGGCCAGCGAGCAACCCCTCGAGCAGGGTCAGGCCGCGGACCTCCGGCCGGTCGGCACCGACCGCTGTGTGTTCGGTCGCCACCTAGTTTTCCCACCGATAGGGGCTAAACGACCACCCGTCCGGCCCGAGCGCGCAGCCGGCGCCGAGTGTCAACGGGTCACCCTTCCACGGCTGACGAAGCTCGGCACCCATCGCCACCACGCCTTCCGGTGCTCCGTCGTCGACCACGATCCGGATCGCCACGTCCGTGCCGGCCAAGACCTGCTCGCCGTTTTCCCGCGATGGCTGGAATCCGATCGTCTCGAGCGTGCCGATGATGCGCTTGGCGCGCTCGGCGCGGACCCGCAGGGTCACCGCGCCGATGTCGGCCAGCGCCTTGCCGGCCGAGTTTTCGGCCCCCAGCACGGCATCCAGATAGCCACGGCGGGTACGCCGGCCGTCCGCCTCCGGAAGCGCGCCGATATGTTCGTAGTAGACCGGTGAAACCGCGACGAACATCAGCGTCACCGGACTGTTCTCCCCCAGATTCGGCCGCACCAGCCGATACCACGGCAACGTGAGGTCACCTTCGACGGTGCGCTCGACGCGCCGCTGCTCAACCTCGGTCACGCCGGCGTCGAGCAGCCGCTGGTAAACGTCGTCCAGCGCGGCTTCCTGCTCGTACGAGAGCACGACACCACCGCTGATCCCCGGCAGTGGCGGCACCGCCGCGTCGAACAGTTCGAAAAGTGTGTTGGTGCCGGCGACGCAGACGCTGCCGTATTTGCCGCTGAGGTTGCTGCGCGCCTCCTTGACCTTGACCCGCGCGTAGTTTTCCCGCAGAAATGCGGAATCGCGGGCACGTTCGTACGTTTCGGTGTCCACCGTGACAAAGATGTGGTCGAGCAGTGCGTTGTCCATGCGGGTCCTTCAGTATGTGACAGGCAGGGTGCTCAGCTGGCGGAGCGAACCGGTGGCCAGCCATTCGGCCGGGCCGGCAAGCGCCAGGCCGGGGAGCCGCCGCAACAGCCGGTCAACCGCGATTTCGGCTTCCAGGCTGGCCATCGGACCACCGAAGCAGGTGTGGATGCCGGCGCTGAATGTCTGGTGTGACTGCCGACGGCGAGCGATGTCGAACCGGTCCGGTTCCGGATAAACCGCCGGATCGCGGTTTGCCGACGCCAGGATCGCCAGCACCGAGTCGCCTTCGGCGATGCGCTGCCCAGCAAGCTCGACGTCCGCTGCCGCCGTCCGGTTGGTCATCTGCAACGGCGGTTCGAGCCGCAGGACCTCGTGCACCGCGGCCGGCAGCAACGCCGGATCGGCGGCCAGCTTGGCTTTCTCGGCGGGATGGGTCAGCAACAGCCGTACGGTGGTCGCCACCAGCGCCGTGGTCGTGTGCAGCCCGGCGGAGGCGAAAACCAGGAAGAGTGCGTTGGCGACCAGTTCGTCGTCATCGACGAACGCACCGGCCTCCCGCGCCTCGACCAGCCTGGTGAGCAGGTCGTCGGCCGGCTCCTTGCGCCGGCGTTCGACGAGTTCTCCCAGATACTGGCCGAAATCCGTCACCGCGGCACTGGCCTGCCGCCAGGTCTGCTCGGTCGTACCGGTGCCGACGTTGCGCATCGGGATCGACCAGTCGACCAGTCGGGGCCAGTCAGGCTCGGGCACGCCCAACAAGCCGGCCACGACGTGGAAAGGCAGCACCGCCGCATAGTCGGCGACAAGGTCGGCCGCACCGGTGTCGAGCCGGTCGATGAGATAGTCGGCGATCCGGTTGAC comes from the Fodinicola acaciae genome and includes:
- a CDS encoding non-ribosomal peptide synthetase; amino-acid sequence: MATEHTAVGADRPEVRGLTLLEGLLAGRPEEIAVRGEDGELTYAALAVRVNQLAHQLRAVGAGPQAYVAIRLPRSLDLVVAILGVLAAGAAYVPVDPEYPAERIRYLLADCGAGILISDRPADGVVVVRPDDPAISGQSKEKPLVRVRPGDAAYVIYTSGSTGLPKGVVVEHAAIAGHLRWMQETFRLDSGDRVLQKTTASFDVSVWEFLWPLMAGARLVLARPGGQRDPRYLAETIVAEDITTVHFVPSMLRAFLDDPAAGRCGGLRRVLCSGEALPAPLAADCDRILQVSPDNLYGPTEAAIDVTWWPYERGAVEVPIGRPVWNTEVLVLDDDLRPAESGELFLAGAQLARGYHDRPGLTADRFRPHPTRAGERMYATGDLVRWRPDGTLAYLGRTDQQVKLHGFRIELGEVEAALLAHPGVAEAAVVLREDRLAAYVVPSSERAAAVRRLLAFDDEQTRVELPGGMTAFVANRAEADFMVEEIFTDRVYADGGIRLPQDACVFDVGANAGLFSLFVAQNCPRARIFAFEPMPPLVELLRRNLAVHGVTAEVFPYALGEVDGTATFSYYPHATVLSGRYADPRAEAGVVRSLVSGQLAENLADGVIDDLLSDRLRTETYECAVRTLSDVIADSGVEHIDLLKIDVEKAELDVLAGLKEDDFARIDQLVVEVHDTGGRLAAVTNLLTRQGYRTVAKRDPQLAGTDLHNVYATRLPATELPQSGENDSGWHSGDQLLADVRAALRQTLPAHLVPTAWTLLERLPVTTNGKLDRAALPMPNARSSTPYVPPRTETEKTLCQVWKALLGAEKVGVDDDFFDLGGNSLAVARLVSRVRAAFGVELPAKAVFEARTVGRLVAEIAAAGRPTIPPIRPTDRTGPMPLSLPQQRVWFLEQLVPGNLAYNAQVTIRLTGALDVDALRRTLTEIVRRHEIFRTRFREVDGVGVAQVVPPLPVDLPVIEVGATESESLVAAAVRTSFDLSKPPLARWTLLRHGETDHTLVQVEHHFVHDGWSLARLLGELTAIYPAYAGGRASPLPEPTIQYGDFTAWQRDWMRGEVLERHLGFWAGKLAGAPATLELPTDRPRPARQSFRGDAIQLPVPPELVKRLRTFAHTNEVTLFSVMLAGFSALLKRYTGQDDVVVGTGIANRRLAETEQLLGMVVNTLPLRLDVAGAAGIAELARRARDVTVEADAWQDLPLDRLVDRLKIARDPSRNPLFGVMFSFHDSPIPDLRFGGLAGELTYRHNGSAKTDINVVAIPAGADGITLIWEYATDLFDRATARRMVDHYFALLGAALSEPDRPVDLVPMLAADDEERLVRAVNRTAKPYPQDATIAEIFARQVAKNPSAVAVRHRQVQLTYAELDARSEAVASQLQAYGVGRDMPVAVLLRPGPEFVVGLLGALKAGGAYVPINPANPPDRIRWMLADSGARAVVTDRTLAKKVDGLPIVFPDAEMLRPIAPVAHPRGLAYVIYTSGSTGRPKGVMVEQRSVLRLIFGQDYIDFGPHQRISQALDPSFDGSTFEFWSPLLHGGCLCVIDPEVVQSPAEFAAELRRLAVTTTLLTTALFNEVVATAPDAFDGMHAVLFGGEAASPERLRTLLARQHKPDRIVNYFGPTEATTCTNAARIDEVAAGVTTVPIGSPIANTTAYVMDRAGKPVGGGIPGELYVGGPGVARGYVGKPGLTADRFVPDPYADGGRLYRTGDLVRWRSDGELEFLGRVDEQVKIRGFRVEPGEVAAMLTEHPAVAEAAVVVDGDGDRRLVAYVVAKETAGLREFLVQRLPVYLVPAAIVRLDSMPLTPHGKVDRQALPAAPPARIAEATAPRTETERRIADMCASLLGVETVGVFTDFYAAGGHSLLASRLVAQVNAAFGVRVRLGEFLLRPRIADLATAVGSATRDAAPAPHRQELRDLLDNLDELSDEQVEELLREEQL
- a CDS encoding DUF5829 family protein is translated as MDNALLDHIFVTVDTETYERARDSAFLRENYARVKVKEARSNLSGKYGSVCVAGTNTLFELFDAAVPPLPGISGGVVLSYEQEAALDDVYQRLLDAGVTEVEQRRVERTVEGDLTLPWYRLVRPNLGENSPVTLMFVAVSPVYYEHIGALPEADGRRTRRGYLDAVLGAENSAGKALADIGAVTLRVRAERAKRIIGTLETIGFQPSRENGEQVLAGTDVAIRIVVDDGAPEGVVAMGAELRQPWKGDPLTLGAGCALGPDGWSFSPYRWEN
- a CDS encoding cytochrome P450, with amino-acid sequence MTDVSTDEETLAPFDPSSTDVISNPYPTYQRYRERDPVHWGVSALAGYPGAWYVFRHADTLVVLKDERFAKARRSAPSPTGGQPVTRPIPDAAKPYFAMARTWIAHRDPPDHTRLRELLWPHFTVGAVQRLRPVVNRIADYLIDRLDTGAADLVADYAAVLPFHVVAGLLGVPEPDWPRLVDWSIPMRNVGTGTTEQTWRQASAAVTDFGQYLGELVERRRKEPADDLLTRLVEAREAGAFVDDDELVANALFLVFASAGLHTTTALVATTVRLLLTHPAEKAKLAADPALLPAAVHEVLRLEPPLQMTNRTAAADVELAGQRIAEGDSVLAILASANRDPAVYPEPDRFDIARRRQSHQTFSAGIHTCFGGPMASLEAEIAVDRLLRRLPGLALAGPAEWLATGSLRQLSTLPVTY